In Thermococcus stetteri, the following proteins share a genomic window:
- a CDS encoding PIN domain-containing protein, giving the protein MIYIDANVIYNYIVQTELTEYAKSVFGQQEPLVTSWTALNEATYTLFRKIAKERGFRTIYDIKKMSMEERTEMLMVAYDAVRLLISERNVQTLQEHHDIRIIREVSRRYGLLPSDAVIAATAMEHGVEKLATFDTDFTAVSKVFDLVPEEYWKELQK; this is encoded by the coding sequence ATGATATACATTGATGCCAACGTGATCTACAACTATATAGTTCAAACCGAGCTGACGGAGTACGCTAAAAGCGTATTTGGGCAGCAAGAGCCCCTCGTCACATCCTGGACGGCTCTTAATGAGGCCACATACACACTATTCAGGAAGATCGCGAAGGAAAGAGGATTTAGGACAATATATGATATAAAGAAAATGTCCATGGAAGAGCGCACCGAAATGCTGATGGTGGCATACGATGCTGTTCGGTTGCTGATAAGCGAAAGGAACGTTCAAACACTCCAAGAGCACCACGACATCCGGATAATACGAGAAGTCAGCAGGAGGTACGGGCTTCTTCCCTCCGATGCGGTAATCGCGGCAACGGCGATGGAGCATGGGGTCGAAAAGCTCGCAACGTTCGATACTGACTTCACTGCGGTTTCGAAGGTTTTTGATCTCGTCCCAGAAGAATACTGGAAGGAGCTACAGAAATAA
- a CDS encoding pyridoxal-phosphate dependent enzyme → MAEAHAKRAAEEGYSAITVGTCGNYGVAVAYYAKVYGLKAYIFVPAGYTLERAGEMLAYGAEVIPIPGPYEKVVFESRKFAVENGAYDANPGSNPEIDYEGYSKIADDILREVRPDAVFVPVGNGTTLAGIWHGFRKRGENPRMVGVTTSLGNQVLWQFYGVETNEFVETPVNEPLVSMISFDALEAFKAVYESSGYIFGFADDDAVQYALLLEKTEGISALPASALTIAGLVKFARKFGTWRGNFVLVLTGGVHGGEGLGAYGGALSYVRWENRARACALLEKV, encoded by the coding sequence ATCGCCGAAGCCCACGCAAAGCGGGCCGCGGAAGAGGGCTATTCTGCCATCACCGTGGGCACCTGCGGCAACTACGGCGTGGCGGTGGCGTACTACGCCAAGGTCTACGGCCTCAAAGCCTACATCTTCGTCCCAGCGGGCTACACCCTCGAAAGGGCCGGCGAGATGCTCGCTTACGGTGCCGAGGTTATACCCATACCCGGCCCCTACGAGAAAGTCGTCTTTGAGAGCAGGAAGTTCGCAGTTGAGAACGGCGCCTACGATGCAAACCCTGGAAGCAACCCGGAAATCGACTACGAGGGCTACTCTAAGATAGCAGACGACATCCTGAGGGAAGTAAGGCCCGATGCAGTCTTTGTTCCGGTTGGGAACGGAACGACACTGGCTGGGATATGGCACGGCTTCAGGAAGCGGGGTGAGAACCCGAGGATGGTGGGCGTAACGACGAGCCTCGGCAACCAGGTGCTCTGGCAGTTCTACGGTGTCGAAACGAACGAGTTCGTCGAAACTCCCGTGAACGAGCCGCTTGTGTCGATGATATCCTTTGATGCTCTAGAGGCCTTCAAGGCTGTTTACGAGTCCAGCGGCTACATCTTTGGCTTCGCCGATGATGACGCAGTTCAGTACGCTCTTTTGCTCGAAAAAACGGAGGGGATCTCTGCTCTGCCGGCATCGGCCCTGACCATAGCGGGGCTTGTGAAGTTCGCCCGGAAGTTTGGGACGTGGAGAGGAAACTTCGTGTTGGTATTGACCGGAGGTGTCCACGGTGGAGAAGGCCTTGGTGCTTACGGAGGGGCGCTATCTTACGTCAGATGGGAAAACCGCGCACGGGCTTGTGCGCTACTCGAAAAGGTTTGA
- a CDS encoding iron-containing alcohol dehydrogenase has protein sequence MFWLKTRIIEGEGSLESLKNETKGHERVLILASGSMKRHGFLSEAEDYVKEAGAEVMSIADLPSEPSVEVIEEFLPKLREEFQPDLLVAMGGGSVIDTTKALKVFYDAPELVFEEIAFIDRFSKPKPVPKLRTPIIAIPSTSGAGSEVSAASVLKKNGIKYNIVTPEIAPDAAILDPRLPRTMPREVARNSGLDVLVHGIEAYTTKVAGPFSDAMAIRAIKTVFEWLPKSVEGDPEARARMHYAATMAGIAFLNARLGLAHAMSHKAAWIGPHGLLNAIFIPYVMEFNAERSEYARRRYEEIARELGLKSAEELIKAVRKLNERLGVPKLNELVDEETFIARLDEMAEKAYRDGLMAFNPVEPKPEEIRELYLRIFRGE, from the coding sequence ATGTTCTGGCTCAAGACGAGGATAATTGAGGGTGAGGGCTCCCTTGAGAGCCTCAAGAACGAGACCAAGGGGCACGAGCGGGTTCTCATACTGGCCTCCGGTTCTATGAAGAGACACGGCTTCCTGAGCGAGGCAGAGGACTACGTGAAGGAAGCCGGTGCTGAGGTTATGAGCATAGCAGACCTTCCATCGGAGCCGAGTGTCGAGGTCATCGAGGAGTTCCTGCCAAAACTGAGGGAGGAGTTCCAGCCAGATCTTCTCGTGGCTATGGGAGGCGGTAGCGTCATCGACACTACCAAAGCCCTCAAAGTCTTCTACGATGCCCCCGAACTAGTGTTTGAAGAAATAGCCTTCATCGACCGCTTTTCCAAGCCGAAGCCAGTGCCGAAACTCAGGACACCCATCATAGCGATTCCCTCAACGAGCGGTGCCGGAAGCGAGGTTTCCGCTGCCAGCGTCCTGAAGAAGAACGGGATAAAGTACAACATAGTAACGCCGGAGATAGCGCCCGACGCGGCAATCCTCGACCCGAGGCTCCCGAGGACGATGCCGAGGGAAGTCGCTAGAAACTCTGGCCTCGACGTTCTCGTCCACGGCATAGAGGCATACACCACTAAGGTCGCCGGACCATTCAGCGACGCAATGGCGATCAGGGCGATAAAGACCGTCTTTGAGTGGCTTCCGAAGTCGGTTGAAGGCGACCCTGAAGCGAGGGCAAGAATGCACTACGCGGCTACGATGGCCGGGATAGCCTTCCTCAACGCGAGACTGGGCCTAGCCCACGCGATGAGCCACAAGGCGGCATGGATAGGGCCTCACGGCTTGCTAAACGCGATATTCATACCCTATGTTATGGAGTTCAATGCCGAGAGGAGCGAGTACGCGAGAAGGAGGTACGAAGAGATAGCGCGCGAACTTGGCCTCAAGAGCGCGGAGGAGCTGATAAAAGCCGTCAGGAAGCTCAACGAGCGCCTTGGGGTTCCAAAGCTTAACGAGCTTGTTGACGAAGAGACCTTTATAGCAAGGCTTGACGAGATGGCGGAGAAGGCCTACCGCGACGGATTGATGGCCTTCAACCCGGTGGAGCCAAAGCCAGAGGAGATAAGGGAGCTGTACCTCCGGATATTCCGGGGTGAGTGA
- a CDS encoding MFS transporter: protein MQVVEKGETYDLAYAKKAMMVVVILPLLVMYTEAMLTPALPTIQKEFAINPNNVSWVLTIYLLVGTVSVALFGKLGDIYGKKKMFLVALGFYTLGVILNGFAPSFQWLLITRAIQGFGMAIFPLAFALVREEFPPSMVPQVQGMISAMFAVGMVIALPLGAWVTENYGWRWTYHSAAPFAVLMFFFAWKILRESRYINPGKVDWIGAFLLTLGVVPLLVGVTRGPNVGWTARETLTLFGVGILGLILLVLWERRVENPILPLGIISSRNPAIANLGIMLAAFGLSMMSQANTYILQMPKPYGFGKTILQSGLLMTPMAAVMLFVAPLAGKLMPKVGAKPIAMTGALIASASLAYLSKYATSLSLPAFVAMITIVGTGITLMNISLINVLVFSVPPRVMGVATGANSLFRNFGSTWGPAIAGTVMSTYYILFHPPGAPPFFKIKLPTEKAYEVLFGTAAGIYLFLALLILAIVEVMKGGKIREVEEGREKEVVVE, encoded by the coding sequence ATGCAGGTCGTCGAGAAAGGAGAGACCTACGATTTAGCCTACGCGAAAAAGGCTATGATGGTGGTTGTCATCCTCCCGCTCCTCGTCATGTACACGGAGGCCATGCTAACTCCCGCTTTACCCACGATACAGAAGGAGTTCGCGATAAACCCAAACAACGTCAGCTGGGTTCTGACGATATACCTCCTCGTCGGAACCGTCAGCGTCGCCCTCTTCGGAAAACTTGGAGACATATACGGAAAGAAGAAGATGTTTTTGGTTGCCCTCGGCTTTTATACGCTGGGAGTCATCCTCAACGGCTTCGCGCCGAGCTTCCAGTGGCTTCTCATCACGAGGGCCATCCAGGGCTTTGGAATGGCGATCTTCCCGCTGGCCTTTGCCCTCGTCCGCGAGGAATTCCCCCCGAGCATGGTGCCTCAGGTTCAGGGTATGATAAGCGCGATGTTCGCTGTGGGAATGGTCATAGCGCTCCCGCTTGGCGCGTGGGTCACGGAGAACTACGGGTGGCGCTGGACCTACCACTCGGCCGCTCCCTTTGCAGTCCTAATGTTCTTCTTCGCGTGGAAGATACTCAGGGAGAGCCGCTACATAAACCCCGGAAAGGTGGACTGGATCGGAGCGTTCCTCCTGACCCTGGGCGTCGTCCCCCTGCTCGTGGGCGTCACGAGGGGGCCCAACGTTGGCTGGACGGCAAGGGAGACGCTCACACTGTTCGGAGTTGGGATATTGGGCTTAATCCTCCTGGTCCTCTGGGAGAGGAGGGTTGAAAACCCGATCCTGCCCCTCGGCATAATCTCCTCAAGGAACCCGGCCATAGCGAACCTGGGCATAATGCTGGCGGCGTTTGGCCTCTCGATGATGAGCCAGGCCAACACCTACATCCTCCAGATGCCAAAACCATACGGCTTTGGGAAGACGATACTCCAGAGCGGGCTTCTCATGACGCCAATGGCCGCAGTGATGCTCTTCGTTGCTCCGCTAGCCGGAAAGCTGATGCCAAAAGTCGGTGCAAAGCCGATAGCTATGACCGGTGCATTGATAGCAAGCGCAAGCTTGGCCTACCTCTCCAAGTACGCGACGAGCCTGTCCCTCCCGGCGTTCGTGGCGATGATAACGATCGTCGGAACAGGAATAACGTTAATGAACATCTCCCTCATCAACGTGCTGGTCTTCTCGGTCCCACCGAGGGTCATGGGGGTTGCAACTGGAGCCAACAGCCTCTTCAGGAACTTCGGCTCGACTTGGGGGCCAGCGATAGCCGGAACAGTGATGAGCACTTACTATATCCTCTTCCACCCACCTGGAGCGCCACCCTTCTTCAAAATAAAGCTCCCGACCGAGAAGGCCTACGAGGTGCTCTTCGGAACGGCTGCTGGGATATACCTCTTCCTGGCCCTCCTAATCCTCGCCATAGTGGAGGTAATGAAGGGTGGAAAAATACGCGAGGTTGAAGAAGGGAGAGAAAAAGAAGTGGTTGTTGAGTAA
- a CDS encoding DUF1611 domain-containing protein, protein MEKALVLTEGRYLTSDGKTAHGLVRYSKRFEIAGLIDSTLAGKDAGEVLDGKRRNIPIYGTLEDALREHPDAKWLIIGVATPGGFLPESYRKIVIKAIKNGLGIVNGLHHFLSDDFYLKRLAKRYGVEIIDVRKIFYNMRIPFTGKIEEVKAVKVAVLGTDAAIGKRTTAIMLHEAFKNLGLKSEFIAMGQTGWMQGFKYCIVMDSIINDFVAGAIEDVFYRAWIEEKPDIIVTHGEGSLLHPAFPGGFELIGATRPDFIVLQHAPGRKTFDDFPQYRIPPLENYIRLIELLSGKKPVAITINTENLTRKEALEEARNIEERTGILTRVPFYEGVYDIAREIVRLSMERKAFVPREVPENEPSVL, encoded by the coding sequence GTGGAGAAGGCCTTGGTGCTTACGGAGGGGCGCTATCTTACGTCAGATGGGAAAACCGCGCACGGGCTTGTGCGCTACTCGAAAAGGTTTGAGATAGCTGGACTCATAGACTCGACCCTCGCCGGCAAGGACGCCGGTGAAGTGCTCGACGGCAAAAGACGGAACATCCCGATATACGGCACGCTGGAGGACGCCCTTAGGGAACACCCGGACGCGAAGTGGCTCATCATTGGGGTAGCAACGCCTGGAGGCTTCCTTCCCGAGAGCTATCGCAAGATAGTCATTAAGGCCATAAAGAACGGCCTTGGAATAGTGAACGGCCTTCACCACTTCCTGAGCGACGACTTCTACCTTAAGAGGCTCGCCAAGAGGTACGGCGTCGAGATAATCGACGTCAGGAAGATATTCTACAACATGAGGATACCCTTCACCGGCAAGATAGAGGAAGTGAAGGCCGTAAAGGTCGCCGTTCTCGGGACTGACGCTGCCATAGGCAAGAGGACAACCGCGATAATGCTCCACGAGGCCTTCAAGAACCTCGGCCTCAAGAGCGAGTTCATAGCGATGGGACAGACAGGCTGGATGCAGGGCTTCAAGTACTGCATAGTGATGGACTCGATAATCAACGACTTCGTTGCTGGTGCCATAGAGGATGTCTTCTACAGGGCGTGGATCGAGGAGAAGCCGGACATCATTGTGACCCACGGTGAGGGCTCACTCCTCCACCCGGCGTTTCCGGGCGGCTTCGAGCTGATAGGTGCTACCAGACCTGACTTCATCGTTCTCCAGCACGCACCGGGCAGGAAGACCTTCGACGACTTCCCGCAGTACAGGATACCGCCGCTCGAAAACTACATCCGGCTCATAGAACTGCTCTCGGGAAAGAAACCCGTGGCAATAACGATAAACACGGAGAACCTCACAAGGAAAGAGGCGCTCGAAGAGGCAAGAAATATAGAGGAGAGAACGGGAATCCTAACCCGCGTTCCGTTCTACGAGGGAGTATATGACATAGCTAGGGAGATTGTCAGGCTCTCAATGGAGAGAAAGGCCTTCGTCCCGAGGGAGGTCCCCGAGAATGAGCCTTCTGTGCTTTGA
- a CDS encoding MFS transporter, with product MKGRPVKRQKTTLKTLEKRRQMRHRPDPGRWFYSFIPFKVAMGGAAPLIPLLTLNVGGGPADVGIVNAVGSTFSMLGGLFWGKLSDRLNRRKAFLLLGFIGTAITTMVFAFAHSVSQVIAINAAYTFFIAAAIPIPILIITKVFRLEDWDYAIGKFNEIGGWAWVLGLIVGLLLTPVLGIKGTFIALGVIGLLSFPWGKRTIREVPLHIDRKILGVYAGYVVEKFRYLPNMITHLPRFSTKGFGRLYFSSFLFWVGAMLYFTQFPVLLKSRGFGATHLYLMSIGNSTISAFMYTRVGVKLKKSGGYPALIRGLSVRSFAFSLLAISTLIEGHVFEVLAFISYFLAGYTWAYIGISTTSIISRFAPPKERGALIGTYNMISSLGAIAGNFLSGFLTEELVFTVDFTAATALLLVSVLPLLDERVKSKNSN from the coding sequence ATGAAGGGCCGGCCGGTAAAGAGACAGAAGACCACCCTCAAGACCCTTGAAAAGCGCCGCCAGATGCGGCACCGGCCGGATCCCGGCAGGTGGTTCTATTCTTTTATCCCGTTTAAGGTCGCCATGGGCGGAGCTGCACCTTTGATTCCTCTCCTCACTCTCAACGTCGGCGGCGGGCCGGCTGATGTCGGTATAGTCAACGCAGTGGGCAGTACCTTCTCAATGCTGGGCGGCCTTTTCTGGGGGAAGCTCAGCGACAGGCTCAACCGGAGAAAGGCATTCCTCCTTCTGGGGTTCATCGGGACTGCAATAACAACGATGGTCTTTGCTTTTGCCCACAGCGTCTCCCAAGTTATTGCCATAAACGCGGCCTACACCTTCTTCATAGCCGCGGCGATCCCAATTCCAATCCTTATAATAACTAAGGTATTCCGTCTCGAGGACTGGGACTACGCAATAGGGAAGTTCAACGAGATAGGTGGCTGGGCATGGGTTCTCGGTCTCATAGTGGGACTCCTTCTAACGCCCGTGCTGGGGATTAAGGGCACTTTCATAGCACTCGGAGTTATCGGGCTCCTCTCGTTTCCATGGGGCAAGAGGACAATACGAGAAGTCCCACTCCACATCGACAGAAAAATCCTTGGCGTTTACGCCGGCTACGTCGTTGAGAAGTTCAGATACCTTCCCAACATGATAACCCACCTGCCGAGGTTCTCCACCAAGGGCTTTGGGCGGCTCTACTTCTCCTCCTTCCTGTTCTGGGTAGGCGCAATGCTGTACTTTACCCAGTTTCCGGTTCTCCTTAAGTCGAGAGGCTTTGGTGCCACTCACCTCTACCTCATGAGCATAGGGAACTCCACCATATCGGCCTTCATGTACACCCGGGTCGGTGTAAAACTCAAAAAGAGCGGGGGCTATCCAGCCCTCATCAGGGGGCTCTCAGTTAGATCCTTCGCCTTTTCCCTCCTGGCTATCTCTACACTGATTGAAGGACATGTCTTTGAAGTCCTCGCCTTCATCTCGTACTTCCTGGCGGGTTACACGTGGGCATACATAGGAATCTCGACGACCTCGATAATCTCCCGCTTCGCCCCGCCTAAAGAGAGGGGTGCGCTGATAGGGACGTACAACATGATAAGCTCACTGGGTGCGATAGCGGGGAACTTCCTGAGCGGCTTTCTAACGGAAGAGCTTGTTTTTACTGTGGATTTCACAGCCGCAACTGCTCTCCTCCTGGTTTCGGTACTCCCCCTCCTCGACGAGAGGGTTAAAAGCAAAAACTCCAACTAA